The following proteins are co-located in the Haloterrigena turkmenica DSM 5511 genome:
- a CDS encoding helix-turn-helix domain-containing protein: MTVTTEFRLRSSALPLVSIPASLPPDEIECSHALCLEPDARVFHVEIDAEYDVSEAQLAALDEVVTVTPLGERADTTIFKLTVELDDSIAPAFDPERFDGAKMKSTTITSDGWYETKEFKDYETFHDFHTTFEDHSISLELISITSNQSSFNDSTGDGLTDRQREALELAVSRGYYESPRKVTAAELAEELGISQPSLSSLLRRGERQILTSSLDVQGYLNTASK, translated from the coding sequence ATGACCGTCACGACGGAGTTCCGACTTCGTTCATCCGCTCTCCCGCTCGTCAGTATTCCGGCGTCGCTCCCGCCCGACGAGATCGAGTGCTCCCACGCCCTTTGTCTCGAGCCTGACGCGCGGGTGTTCCACGTTGAGATCGACGCCGAGTACGATGTCTCCGAAGCGCAACTTGCAGCGCTCGACGAAGTTGTCACGGTGACGCCGCTCGGAGAACGAGCCGACACGACCATCTTTAAGCTCACGGTCGAATTAGACGACTCGATCGCCCCGGCCTTCGACCCTGAGCGCTTCGATGGTGCAAAGATGAAATCCACGACCATCACGTCGGACGGGTGGTACGAAACGAAGGAATTCAAAGACTACGAGACGTTCCACGACTTCCACACCACGTTCGAGGATCACAGCATCTCACTGGAACTCATCTCCATCACATCCAACCAATCCTCGTTCAACGACTCCACAGGAGATGGTCTCACTGACCGGCAACGGGAGGCCCTGGAACTCGCAGTCTCTCGTGGCTACTATGAGAGCCCGCGCAAAGTTACGGCTGCGGAACTCGCCGAGGAATTAGGTATCTCTCAACCGTCCCTGTCGAGTCTCCTCCGGCGTGGCGAGCGCCAGATCCTCACCTCCTCGCTCGACGTACAGGGGTACTTAAACACCGCTTCTAAATAG
- a CDS encoding DUF7344 domain-containing protein: MAKSTEAVTNTFSTLADPVRRYVLHYLDEQETPVSFDRLATRVAVWHTDSDPDAVDDATLTEMRTALYHMHLPKLAEASYIEWDKDTHTIRRGPNFDEIVPLLRLMADHEDELPAGWP, translated from the coding sequence ATGGCTAAATCAACCGAGGCGGTAACCAATACTTTCAGCACATTGGCAGATCCCGTTCGTCGGTACGTCCTGCACTACCTCGACGAGCAGGAAACTCCAGTCTCCTTCGACCGTCTCGCCACTCGGGTTGCCGTCTGGCACACCGACAGCGACCCGGACGCCGTCGACGACGCCACCCTCACCGAGATGCGCACGGCCCTGTATCATATGCACCTACCCAAACTTGCCGAGGCGAGCTATATCGAGTGGGACAAGGACACCCATACGATTCGGCGAGGGCCGAACTTCGACGAGATCGTTCCGTTACTTCGGTTGATGGCCGACCACGAAGACGAACTGCCCGCGGGGTGGCCATAA
- a CDS encoding tyrosine-type recombinase/integrase, which produces MSTPSERRAHSQGKTVQDAVERYLTYKIQAEGSRTTMRSPLMGFAEFCRDELGIEDIGDLEPADVRRYSEDLYDRTKIDEEISASTAQTYFAYVRAFLSWCVRDQLLETNPADTTEAMDPLPEDDGKRKTQYWSEDEREQLINYVTKRVDMALEGTIRVDRETAFRDRAIVVMLDGTGARGAELFSDPKDEKRDGLRWSDVDFEERSIEVYGKSRDYETAPFPESVHDVLERWRGLLDPPTDEWPVFPTGHYQSKRQELVESIGKEAVSAALEDRGDAGKTEVLDRLHREHEVPPPSISKEGVRRLMKRLTKEAGIEPDGDYDYLTLHGARRALGRDLYASGLSEKAQEALRHQSIETTHEAYSDTKMKDVSDSIDEVRD; this is translated from the coding sequence ATGTCTACTCCCAGCGAGAGACGGGCTCACTCCCAGGGGAAGACCGTTCAAGATGCGGTCGAACGCTACCTCACGTACAAGATCCAAGCTGAAGGCTCCCGGACGACGATGCGCTCGCCGCTGATGGGGTTCGCCGAGTTCTGTCGGGACGAACTCGGCATCGAGGACATTGGAGATCTCGAGCCGGCAGACGTCCGTCGGTACAGTGAGGACCTATACGACCGAACCAAGATCGACGAGGAGATCTCGGCGTCGACGGCACAGACGTATTTCGCGTACGTTCGTGCGTTCCTGTCTTGGTGTGTTCGAGACCAACTCCTCGAGACGAACCCAGCGGACACGACCGAGGCGATGGATCCGCTCCCTGAAGACGACGGAAAGCGGAAAACGCAGTACTGGTCGGAAGATGAGCGCGAGCAGCTCATCAACTACGTCACGAAGCGCGTCGACATGGCGCTCGAGGGAACGATCCGGGTCGATCGAGAGACCGCGTTCCGCGACAGGGCGATCGTAGTCATGCTCGATGGCACGGGGGCGCGTGGGGCAGAACTATTCTCGGATCCAAAGGACGAGAAACGTGATGGCCTCCGCTGGTCTGACGTCGACTTCGAAGAGCGGTCGATCGAGGTCTATGGGAAATCACGAGACTATGAAACCGCACCATTCCCCGAGAGCGTTCACGATGTCCTCGAGCGATGGCGCGGCCTCCTTGATCCACCGACCGACGAGTGGCCTGTTTTCCCGACCGGACACTACCAGTCGAAACGGCAGGAACTCGTCGAATCGATCGGAAAGGAGGCGGTTTCTGCAGCACTCGAGGACCGGGGTGACGCGGGGAAAACCGAGGTTCTTGACCGACTACACCGTGAGCATGAGGTCCCACCGCCGTCGATCTCCAAAGAGGGAGTTCGGCGGTTGATGAAACGACTCACGAAAGAGGCCGGTATCGAGCCGGACGGCGATTACGACTATCTCACACTCCACGGCGCACGACGGGCGCTCGGTCGTGACCTGTACGCGAGTGGCTTGTCCGAAAAGGCACAAGAAGCTCTCCGCCACCAATCGATTGAGACAACACACGAAGCATATTCGGATACCAAGATGAAGGACGTCTCCGACAGTATCGACGAAGTCCGCGACTGA
- a CDS encoding S8 family serine peptidase yields MIVNDPKVYKIRSIIRILTLVFLISVLSFQMSGIGTASVVQSETGNIPTTGDNITSNVTTAFLSSDNISQSQIEKLTLITGDIVAIDKRGLEPTYRLLGNKSATKFETRTGVHIVPEGVDLTKFDKSLFNIDLLREQDITDAESDSIPIIVEYTERDAMNDGVPTKQRGDIRNHRQLETVNGTAVSVSKSATDETYQRLASARNVKSVYYDATVKGAGTTPRSNIDLESAHDQYNVTGEDVTVAVLDTGINESHPDIGDSEVREIDLVDDGKTGDLPNHGTPAAGLITGDGTSNDTYVGVAPDADVIDVRVLDRTESGKISTVIDGVEYATQQDADVISMSFGIQPSTIRTNDPFRSTIKDAVKRDTTVVAAAGNNAGYGSITSPGTLRDVITVGSSVNESEVPSFSRQGPTPIGRYVKPDLVAPGDGVTAPDARTTGYRSTEGTSFSTPIVAGTAALLHEKHPGWSEQRVKNAITSTTDSLGSQDIYTQGSGELNVTAALSPDIVIDPTTIDFGQFPAGETVTKTVTVRNLGSERRQVNVSAKAVAIQSSDPGTVSVNRSSMTLKPGSTASLALTVNTTNDLSKPHSGRLHVGDTTAIFGYVPKRQVTVKKHGLGSIDGDRITLMHTKTNRVYGPKEFDGSTAHFAIEQPGEYVAVSSGRHNGQPVITAKSEYIDGLETIILDESQTVTQTVDTGTLPQSGDELQNRTVIVNATLDSGPIDERVVAENAPTAAVRISPTSDMNYAVRRVITAPQGEKAYNTSTVYHLKHTKQHVSGLHTVSIDVDDLNTHTVRYYKGTPDETYSATLAADDFDNVPIYQSYMPAGLGTIFNQTIYVSPTIAHYHDAFAEGSFGYTEWSATPQQVIQEFDNDSSLTTAVKKHPFRSKLMRWSLSEHHFNSTVFPTVGQPPNGYVISDSPSEQYDLWINGDKTHSFTENSADVPISLARRNISSVRLRVQDQHGMSPLSNNTVTTFKATTDTSDTRPPTVPSISFESHGRTNVVPTGSLNVTVSTSDTRSSVQNVTLYTAKRDSNGVPSTTPFANESNWEHVPLTKANSGNYTTTLELGPYRGTLSVAVRAVDDAGNSVETTATNAVVVGNRSPTPKMTANASLVKAGTPVHFDASGSYDDSSVSAYRWDFDGDGTVDETTADPTATHQYTQTGKVKPALTVADSQGFTNTTQPLSISVASSLPQHLDEIDSRTKADIQSAVQIGQIQVESRRLNGKQEIGKESMFVARGDMNGGFEGGNGSTIVIQEGRVNGHAEGHNVIARDTQFNGGVEATGTVTATQGSVTARGGIEASESITVLPDTALTVRGGMETKELIVEENSSLVIHGKIEVDEFILENGSSARIWGSLHCNENSVEPSATVNVNGENGCMTEDMGGQDNGQTEKLSGVDIKIGRAT; encoded by the coding sequence ATGATAGTTAACGATCCCAAAGTATATAAAATTAGAAGCATAATTCGAATTTTAACTCTAGTTTTTCTCATATCCGTGTTGTCTTTTCAGATGTCTGGTATTGGAACTGCTTCTGTTGTTCAGTCCGAAACGGGTAATATTCCAACAACAGGAGATAATATCACGTCAAACGTAACTACTGCATTTCTCAGTAGCGATAATATAAGCCAAAGTCAAATAGAGAAACTTACGCTCATTACTGGAGACATAGTTGCTATAGACAAGCGTGGTCTAGAACCGACGTATCGACTTCTTGGAAACAAGTCAGCAACGAAATTCGAGACTCGAACTGGTGTTCACATCGTACCAGAAGGAGTTGACCTCACGAAATTTGATAAAAGCTTATTCAACATCGACTTACTCCGAGAACAAGATATAACGGACGCCGAATCAGATTCGATTCCAATCATTGTTGAATATACTGAGCGTGATGCGATGAACGACGGTGTGCCTACCAAGCAGCGAGGCGATATCAGAAATCATCGGCAATTAGAAACGGTTAATGGGACAGCGGTGTCTGTCTCGAAGTCTGCCACAGACGAAACGTACCAGCGGTTAGCAAGCGCACGAAATGTTAAATCAGTGTATTATGATGCGACGGTTAAGGGTGCCGGGACCACTCCTCGTTCAAATATAGATTTGGAGTCGGCTCATGATCAATACAATGTGACCGGTGAAGATGTCACAGTTGCAGTTCTCGATACCGGAATCAACGAATCACATCCAGATATTGGCGATTCAGAGGTTAGAGAAATCGACCTAGTGGACGACGGAAAAACCGGAGATCTCCCTAACCATGGGACACCAGCAGCTGGACTTATTACTGGAGATGGTACCTCTAACGATACGTATGTAGGAGTTGCCCCAGACGCTGATGTCATTGATGTTCGAGTATTAGACCGGACCGAGTCTGGGAAGATATCCACGGTCATTGACGGGGTTGAGTATGCTACCCAACAAGATGCGGATGTAATCTCGATGAGTTTCGGTATCCAACCATCGACAATTCGGACGAATGATCCATTTCGCAGCACCATCAAAGATGCAGTGAAAAGGGATACAACTGTCGTTGCTGCAGCCGGTAACAACGCTGGCTATGGATCAATCACCTCGCCAGGAACATTGCGTGACGTAATCACTGTTGGGTCAAGTGTGAACGAATCGGAGGTACCATCGTTTTCTAGGCAAGGACCGACTCCGATCGGTCGGTATGTGAAACCAGATCTCGTCGCTCCTGGGGATGGTGTTACGGCACCAGATGCTCGTACTACTGGATACCGTTCGACTGAGGGGACATCATTCTCAACTCCGATAGTAGCTGGAACCGCCGCGCTTCTCCATGAGAAACACCCCGGATGGAGCGAGCAGCGGGTGAAGAATGCGATTACGTCGACAACTGATTCCCTCGGTTCACAGGACATCTACACGCAGGGAAGTGGCGAACTCAACGTGACGGCAGCACTCAGTCCCGACATTGTAATTGATCCGACGACTATCGACTTCGGACAATTTCCTGCCGGGGAAACAGTGACGAAAACGGTTACTGTCCGGAATTTGGGCTCAGAGCGTCGACAAGTGAATGTTTCTGCGAAGGCAGTGGCCATTCAGTCGTCCGATCCCGGGACTGTATCGGTGAATCGATCGTCAATGACTCTCAAACCAGGTTCTACAGCTAGTTTGGCATTGACAGTCAACACCACTAATGACCTGTCAAAACCTCACTCTGGGAGACTTCATGTGGGCGATACGACTGCGATCTTTGGATACGTTCCGAAACGGCAGGTAACGGTCAAAAAACACGGACTCGGATCGATAGATGGTGATCGTATTACACTCATGCACACTAAGACGAATAGAGTATATGGTCCAAAAGAGTTTGACGGCTCTACAGCTCATTTTGCCATTGAACAACCGGGTGAGTATGTCGCGGTTTCGTCAGGCCGTCACAATGGACAGCCGGTGATCACAGCGAAATCAGAGTATATTGATGGGCTCGAGACAATTATCTTAGACGAATCTCAGACTGTCACCCAGACGGTCGATACTGGCACACTCCCACAGAGCGGTGATGAATTACAGAACCGAACAGTGATCGTGAACGCCACATTGGATAGTGGGCCTATTGATGAACGTGTAGTCGCTGAAAATGCGCCAACAGCTGCAGTTCGGATCAGTCCGACTTCGGACATGAACTACGCGGTCCGTCGCGTGATTACGGCTCCTCAAGGTGAGAAAGCATACAATACATCGACGGTTTATCACCTAAAGCATACCAAGCAGCATGTATCTGGTCTCCACACAGTCAGTATTGATGTAGACGATTTGAACACACACACCGTTCGATACTACAAAGGGACGCCTGACGAAACGTACTCTGCTACACTCGCAGCTGATGACTTCGATAATGTGCCGATATATCAGTCATATATGCCTGCTGGTCTGGGAACAATATTCAATCAGACTATCTATGTCTCGCCAACTATCGCACACTACCATGATGCCTTCGCAGAAGGATCATTCGGATACACCGAATGGAGCGCAACGCCACAGCAGGTCATCCAAGAATTCGACAATGACTCGTCACTAACAACAGCGGTAAAGAAGCATCCCTTCCGGTCAAAGTTGATGCGCTGGTCGCTCTCAGAGCATCACTTTAATAGCACAGTATTTCCAACAGTCGGTCAGCCGCCGAATGGTTACGTAATCAGTGACAGCCCATCAGAACAGTATGATCTCTGGATAAATGGCGATAAGACTCACTCTTTCACCGAGAATTCAGCAGATGTTCCGATTTCATTAGCCAGAAGAAATATCAGTTCGGTCCGACTCCGTGTCCAGGACCAACATGGCATGTCACCGCTGTCGAATAATACCGTCACCACGTTCAAGGCCACGACTGACACCTCGGACACACGACCACCAACTGTTCCTAGTATCTCCTTTGAGTCGCACGGAAGAACGAACGTAGTCCCTACTGGATCGCTTAATGTCACCGTCTCAACGTCGGACACAAGGAGCTCTGTCCAGAACGTCACACTCTATACCGCCAAACGAGATAGTAACGGAGTTCCGTCAACAACACCGTTTGCCAATGAATCCAACTGGGAGCACGTCCCACTTACAAAAGCAAATAGCGGAAACTATACGACGACTCTGGAGTTGGGCCCGTATCGGGGGACCCTTAGCGTAGCTGTAAGAGCCGTTGACGACGCTGGCAATTCCGTAGAGACAACGGCGACTAATGCTGTTGTAGTTGGAAATCGATCGCCAACTCCAAAGATGACAGCGAATGCCTCGCTGGTGAAAGCAGGTACTCCTGTTCACTTTGACGCAAGTGGATCATATGACGATTCGAGCGTATCAGCCTATCGGTGGGACTTTGACGGCGATGGCACAGTAGACGAAACTACCGCTGATCCAACGGCAACACACCAGTACACACAGACTGGAAAAGTAAAGCCTGCGCTCACGGTTGCTGATTCACAGGGGTTCACGAACACTACACAACCACTTTCGATTTCCGTCGCTTCTTCTCTTCCACAGCACCTAGATGAAATAGATAGTCGCACAAAAGCTGACATTCAGAGTGCAGTTCAAATAGGACAGATACAGGTTGAATCTAGGCGATTGAACGGAAAACAGGAAATTGGAAAGGAATCAATGTTCGTCGCTCGTGGTGATATGAACGGAGGTTTCGAAGGTGGTAATGGTAGTACAATAGTTATTCAGGAGGGCCGTGTTAACGGTCACGCTGAAGGCCACAATGTGATTGCTCGTGACACTCAATTCAATGGTGGTGTAGAAGCCACTGGAACCGTCACGGCAACTCAAGGTTCGGTAACTGCTAGAGGAGGGATTGAAGCATCCGAATCTATCACGGTCCTTCCAGATACAGCCCTAACTGTGCGTGGTGGAATGGAAACCAAGGAGTTGATTGTTGAAGAGAACAGCTCACTTGTCATTCACGGCAAGATAGAGGTAGACGAATTTATACTGGAGAACGGATCAAGCGCTCGTATTTGGGGCAGCCTACATTGTAACGAAAATAGTGTCGAACCATCCGCAACCGTAAATGTGAACGGCGAAAACGGATGTATGACAGAAGATATGGGAGGTCAAGATAACGGTCAAACAGAGAAACTTTCAGGTGTTGATATAAAGATAGGGAGAGCAACATAA
- a CDS encoding Lrp/AsnC family transcriptional regulator translates to MDDTPLDDVDRSILHQLQLNARQTDTEIAEKVDVTSTTVRNRLDKLEDKGVIRGYYPEIDYEEAGYPLHVMFVCTVNPNNLKSMAEQILDIRGVVTTRDLLGGERNIHVEIVAGSVREIEDIRNELADLGMTINSSEIISETQVQSWDHFYPRTSPDANQDDDTDDGSVTDQR, encoded by the coding sequence ATGGACGACACCCCACTCGACGACGTGGACCGGAGCATCTTGCACCAGCTCCAGCTCAACGCCCGCCAGACCGATACGGAGATCGCCGAGAAGGTGGATGTGACTTCCACGACAGTCCGGAATCGCCTCGACAAACTCGAAGATAAGGGCGTGATCCGCGGCTATTACCCTGAGATCGACTACGAGGAAGCAGGCTACCCCCTCCACGTCATGTTCGTCTGCACGGTCAATCCGAATAACCTGAAATCGATGGCCGAACAGATCCTCGACATTCGCGGTGTGGTGACCACCCGCGATTTGCTTGGAGGCGAACGGAATATCCACGTCGAGATCGTCGCCGGTTCAGTCAGAGAGATCGAAGACATCCGCAACGAACTGGCGGACTTGGGCATGACAATCAACAGCTCCGAGATTATCTCCGAGACGCAGGTCCAGTCATGGGACCACTTCTATCCACGGACGAGCCCCGACGCGAATCAGGACGACGACACCGACGACGGGTCGGTCACCGATCAAAGGTAG
- a CDS encoding halocin C8-like domain-containing protein: MSEDNTDDNSNLNRRKVLQSFGAASIATFGIGTASASRGLRRTADSNNPELLAESELKSEYEYAMNAAEAQELRNTLHEKGFSADLENSVAIKVNVDELQRTIEEFDTISEAEQFNDLNPVSLFVPFRTESNTEIALLNVLVTDDPEGNQDRIGASGWAFEINPTINEDEGTVTSQVDVLATSPETDGTFAAQSQSTSSAGTVTIDQFTDETDLGELTANEPASDRVTSQDVNIDVDIPDVIGATFCMAVLSKICDKYGDRVAHSQCLNICFKTGAPHVIVGCSAFCVAAVEVIQAYGCKPSAKWLCGALGLSA, encoded by the coding sequence ATGTCGGAAGATAATACAGACGATAACAGTAACTTGAATCGCCGTAAAGTACTCCAATCTTTCGGTGCAGCAAGTATCGCTACGTTCGGAATAGGGACTGCTTCTGCCTCTAGAGGGCTACGTCGAACGGCAGATAGCAATAACCCCGAGTTACTTGCGGAGTCGGAGTTGAAGAGTGAGTACGAATATGCTATGAATGCCGCTGAGGCACAGGAACTTCGTAATACACTTCATGAAAAAGGATTCTCAGCGGACCTTGAAAATAGCGTTGCAATCAAGGTTAACGTGGATGAACTCCAACGAACAATAGAGGAATTCGACACCATCAGTGAAGCGGAACAGTTCAACGACCTTAATCCCGTTAGCTTGTTTGTTCCCTTCAGAACTGAAAGCAATACGGAAATTGCTCTTCTCAATGTGCTTGTCACTGACGATCCGGAAGGAAACCAGGATCGGATAGGTGCTAGTGGCTGGGCGTTCGAAATTAACCCAACGATTAATGAAGACGAGGGGACGGTCACATCTCAAGTTGATGTATTGGCGACCAGTCCCGAAACCGACGGAACATTCGCTGCCCAGAGCCAAAGCACATCATCAGCCGGAACTGTGACTATTGATCAGTTCACTGATGAAACAGACCTAGGCGAATTAACGGCGAATGAGCCTGCTTCGGACAGAGTTACGTCACAAGATGTCAACATCGACGTTGACATCCCTGACGTTATCGGGGCGACGTTCTGTATGGCCGTGCTCAGTAAAATTTGCGACAAGTATGGAGATAGAGTCGCTCACAGTCAGTGTCTCAACATCTGTTTCAAGACAGGTGCGCCGCACGTCATTGTAGGCTGTTCAGCATTTTGTGTAGCAGCCGTTGAAGTTATCCAAGCGTACGGTTGCAAACCTTCGGCTAAGTGGCTCTGCGGTGCACTCGGACTGAGCGCTTAA
- a CDS encoding PH domain-containing protein yields MEEASSSVSAFAGLLVFLYITNNINRLFELILIFIILTIVDIIMEFIRWHRFSYTIENGHLQIQSGLFNRQHRTIPLDRIQQVDIIQDGLSSVFGLAIVRCETAGTKVESEIELRYVGKDQANSIRKRLGETTSTATANSDPTVLYQASPRSLALRSLTTLHSKYVLLGLVTIVIGLSELLSSSLDRISVPSVMVGGPVIIADGILVVGIILVIAWSVGAVVTMFKYYDLTVTWADKTLRSSGGLLYDFTTEIPLEKVQMMRISANLLHRVFGYAELTVASAGIAEHKPWPFRKPLIPLDTRSTIETVARQILEYRDGSLQRPPKRMRRRYIIRYAMAICIITAVSCIGGLLWSGYISLFCAWPLVFLPVGPVLAHLTYRSRGIELQNDTLVLRRGVVRQHTYVVPIERVQTVTLSQSVFQRRLSLATVSIDTAAPFLSVRLRAVDFDAQTIESIYQDIKQMTVDTT; encoded by the coding sequence ATGGAGGAGGCCTCCTCATCCGTAAGTGCATTCGCCGGTCTATTAGTATTCTTGTACATAACTAACAATATAAATCGTCTTTTTGAGTTGATTTTGATATTTATAATTCTTACTATAGTTGATATTATTATGGAATTTATCCGCTGGCACCGGTTTTCTTACACAATTGAGAATGGACACTTGCAGATACAGTCCGGACTTTTCAACAGACAACACCGAACGATTCCGCTAGATCGGATACAGCAGGTCGATATCATACAAGACGGGCTCAGTAGTGTATTCGGGTTAGCAATCGTGAGATGTGAGACCGCAGGAACCAAGGTCGAGAGCGAAATCGAACTACGATACGTGGGAAAAGATCAAGCCAACTCGATTCGAAAGCGTCTCGGGGAGACGACCTCGACAGCAACGGCCAATTCTGACCCCACCGTGCTATACCAAGCATCGCCTCGGTCGCTCGCCCTGCGGAGCTTGACTACTTTACATTCGAAATATGTGTTGCTCGGGCTTGTCACCATTGTAATCGGTCTCTCAGAACTCCTGTCATCCTCCTTGGACCGTATCTCGGTTCCGTCCGTGATGGTCGGCGGTCCCGTCATAATCGCTGATGGGATCCTCGTTGTCGGAATTATCCTCGTCATAGCATGGTCCGTCGGCGCCGTCGTGACCATGTTCAAATACTACGATTTGACTGTCACGTGGGCGGATAAAACTCTCAGAAGCAGTGGGGGACTACTGTACGATTTCACTACCGAGATTCCCCTCGAAAAGGTTCAGATGATGCGGATATCGGCAAATCTGTTACACCGAGTGTTTGGCTACGCGGAACTAACAGTAGCATCCGCGGGGATAGCAGAACATAAACCCTGGCCATTCAGAAAACCGCTGATCCCGCTTGATACTCGGAGTACCATTGAGACTGTCGCACGACAAATCCTTGAGTACCGGGACGGTTCGTTACAGCGGCCACCAAAGCGGATGCGCCGACGGTATATTATACGGTATGCGATGGCTATCTGTATTATCACTGCCGTCTCCTGTATCGGCGGACTACTGTGGTCTGGGTACATTAGCCTCTTCTGTGCGTGGCCGCTGGTATTTCTTCCAGTAGGTCCAGTCCTCGCACATCTTACCTATAGGAGCCGCGGTATCGAACTACAGAACGATACTCTGGTTCTCAGACGAGGTGTAGTTCGGCAGCACACGTACGTGGTTCCCATTGAACGAGTCCAGACCGTCACACTGTCTCAATCTGTGTTTCAGCGCCGTCTAAGTCTAGCAACAGTCTCTATCGACACAGCGGCACCCTTTCTTTCAGTCAGGCTGCGCGCGGTGGATTTCGACGCCCAGACTATCGAATCTATTTATCAGGATATAAAACAAATGACTGTTGACACTACTTAA
- a CDS encoding PH domain-containing protein, whose protein sequence is MFVLIVCIGAPNILLRYRSWRFDIDDRGVTIEYGVIRKRHTFVPMDRIQHVDTNQTLLDRLFGLSRVVIHTASAFESDLTIPGLCPEQTIKIRNKIFAKQSSDGDVV, encoded by the coding sequence ATGTTCGTCTTGATCGTCTGTATCGGTGCTCCAAACATACTGTTGCGATACCGCTCATGGCGGTTCGACATTGACGATAGAGGGGTCACTATCGAGTACGGGGTCATTCGGAAGCGTCATACATTCGTTCCGATGGACCGCATTCAGCACGTCGATACAAATCAAACCCTGTTGGATCGATTGTTCGGTCTCTCGCGGGTCGTAATCCACACGGCAAGTGCATTTGAGTCTGATTTGACAATTCCGGGTCTGTGTCCCGAACAGACAATCAAAATTCGAAATAAAATTTTTGCGAAACAATCGTCAGACGGTGATGTTGTGTGA
- a CDS encoding (R)-mandelonitrile lyase, whose amino-acid sequence MDITRNCSQPSTEGPGEYFTGSARIDRLFDSQDEARAAAASVTFEPGARTAWHTHPLGQRLIVTCGCGLVQREGGEIEQILAGDVVWFSPGEKHWHGTTPDKAMTHIAIQEEQDGEVVTWLEHVTDEEYDPEVES is encoded by the coding sequence ATGGATATCACTAGAAACTGTTCGCAACCCTCCACTGAAGGTCCCGGCGAGTATTTTACAGGGAGCGCCCGAATCGATCGTCTGTTCGACTCGCAAGACGAGGCTCGCGCAGCGGCGGCGAGTGTCACGTTCGAACCAGGTGCTCGCACTGCGTGGCACACCCATCCGCTCGGCCAGCGGTTGATCGTGACATGTGGCTGCGGCCTCGTGCAACGCGAAGGCGGAGAGATTGAGCAAATTCTCGCCGGCGACGTGGTCTGGTTCTCTCCGGGAGAGAAACACTGGCATGGTACGACGCCAGACAAGGCGATGACCCACATCGCCATCCAAGAGGAGCAAGACGGGGAGGTCGTCACCTGGCTGGAACACGTCACCGACGAGGAGTACGACCCGGAAGTGGAGAGTTGA